The window TCCCTGCAACTCTGATGGCTTCCTGCTTAGGGTGTTGTTTTGGAAACACGAGTACTGATAAACATGGCAGCACTGACAAAAAAGGTAATTTTTTAACTAGCGAGTCCCAAGTATTAGTCCCATGGAGATGTGTTTCATCCTCTTCTTTGAATTTGCTTTATGTTGTAAAGATTTTGTTAAACTTTTAATATACCCATTTCAAGTAACTTCAATTTCTTGTGTTTTGAATTTCTGGGTTCTTGTTTGAACTGATTGTTGGTACAAAATTATGCAAGTTTTTGGATCTGCTGGTGGAAGAAACAAGGATCTGAAATGGGTTTTGTTTGGTGTTAACAAGAATGCTGGTTTAGGATCATTCTTTGATCTGTTTATCTTTGAATACAAATCTGTAAAGCATTTTCAAAAGTTAATTACAGAGTTGTGATATGAAGCAACCTGAAATAAAATCCAATCCATGTACTTGATGATAGGGGAAGGTAAGAGCTTTGGgcagagagacagacagagagtgtTCTGTGGGTTACAAAAACAGGGCAGTTTGTCTCAGGAAAACAAATATTCCTTTTCTATGGAAGGGATCTAtttcacaattaaaaaaaaaaagtcactgGGGACTAATTACTAGGAGTTGCGTGTAGAAATGAAAGTAGGCTTTTAAATTATACTTCAAGTATTAGTCCCAAGTAATTTCTTATTAGTTTGATGAAGGAATCGTCTTTTAGAAgttatttagatttttggtggACAGGTCCActatcttttctttttgctcacaATTTTCTCTCTTTTCACTTTGAGGCGTGTTATGAATTGTTCAGATGGTGGATCTACATTACCGGCACTCCAACCAGTGACATCACCTCACCACTCACCAGTTATGGATCAGATTGAATCTAGCTCTGTAGTTCAGCATCAAGagaatcaaggttagtgccatagagGCCCTTCAATTTTACTTCTATTTTATTCTCCATAATGGTCCATTTCTTATGAGTTCCGCGAAGGAATCGTTTTTAATATGTTTGGTGGACAGATCCACCATCTTTTCTCTTTTCTcacaaatttctttctcttttgaCTTCGAGGCGTGTTATGAATTGTTCAGATGGTGGATCTACATTACCAGCACTCCAACCAGTGTCATCACCTCACCACTCACCAGTTATAGATCAGATTGAATCTAGCTCTGCAGTTCAGGATCAAGagaatcaaggttagtgccatagagGCCCTTCAATTATACTTCTATTTTATGCTCCTCGATGCTCCATTTCTGGATGTGTATATATGGGTTAAATGACGGAATCGTTTTTTAGAAgttatttagatttttggtggACAGATCCACGATCTGTACTCTTTAATCACAGTTTTCCTTCTCTTCTGACTTTGAGGTGTATTATAAATTTTCAGACGGTGGATCTATGTTACTTACACCCCAACCAACTCCACCACCTCACGTCTCACCGGTTATACATCCGATTGAATCTAGCTCAGTAGTTCATGATCAGGAGAATCAAGGTCATGCTTCTACCTCTGAGAACCATCAAGCGTATAAGCTGAAGAAATATAACTTTGAACAACTAGCAGCGGCTACTGGTCATTTCTCCAACAACTTTCTACTTGGCGAGGGTTCTTTTGGTCAAGTCTACGAGGGAGAGCTAGATGGTAAAATCGTAGCTATCAAAAAACTTAAAAGAACACTACAGGAACAGCATGAAAAGCCCCAAAAAAATTTGGAGGAGATTGAGCTCCTTAGAAATGTCAGTCATCCACATATTGTTAAGCTGGAAGGGTACTGCAATGAACAAGCTAATAAATTGCTTGTTTTAGAATATGTTCCCAATAAGTCCTTGAATTTTCATTTGCATGGTAAGTCCCTTTTCAAGCCttcaaatattcatacatatcacTATCTGGGCATAGCTGTAAATATGGTATTACGATCTTATGATATATAGAAGGAAAGGAGCTTTTGGCGTGGGACAACAGAATGAAAATTGCAATCGGCTCTGCTAAAGGGATTCAATATCTACATGAAGGCTGTGAGTAATCAATAATTTATTTGCTACTTGCTAGGCTATAATAATTAAATGTTGAGGCTTGAtgtaatttcaattttttttttttggtgttatTAATCAATTTCATGTTAAGGGAAATTCTTGCGTAGATCTAGTCCATCATGGATTCAAGACATAAAAATATAGATAGGTTTCACTATCCATCTTGTGTTTTGAATCCATGGTAAATTGAAtctaagcaaaaaaaaaaatcctcatgTTAAACTTTTCTAATCTCACATAATCCACGTGTATATGTTCAGGTGATCCTAAAATCATACACCGAGATATCAAGTCTGCGAATATACTCGTTGACAATGAATTCCAGTCAAAGGTATTTAGAATAgtttgataaataaaaaaaataaaattttggcatTTAAATTCTAAGTTAAATGCTAAAAGTTTCTTTTTAAAAGGCATTGGAAAAACTGTACATATCTGAACTCATTAATTTTGGATGTAAGTTTACTTTATTGTATTTGATATTAAATTATGTGGCAAAATAAATCTCCTAATCTATTTACATAATTTTTGTTTAGGTAGCAGATTTCTCACTCGCCATATTTTTGCCGATTTCTGATGATATTACTCACATCAGTAGTAGTATGATGAAGGGAACTAACGTGTAAGACACAAAATTTCTTTCttgttattaattatattttacatTGCTATTAATTAGGATTTACTTTTTGAATAATTACAACATATGAAAATAAAACAACAACAAATTGAATAGCACCAATTTTTTGGCTTCCCTAGCAAAGAATttcatttaagaaaaaaaaatattaactatatTTTTTGTTATATGCAGTTATGCAGATCCAGAGCATTCTCCTTTCCAAAAAGTTTCTGAGAAGTCAGATATTTATTCTTTTGGTGTTGTACTTTTAGAACTAATTACCGGGAAAAAGCCTTCTGCGACAAATTTTAACATCATTGAATGGGTATGACAATTATTGTTAATAGATTACAATATTActgcaatttaatatttttatgtataaacaaataaattattgactttttttttttaaatttagtttgataattaaaatataaatttttttatttaatgaacgtaaacaaataatatattaaaaatatgagtgaactTATATGGTTTTCAtaattcagatatgtagttctaaaTGCTTGAGTTTTGACCAATTATTTTAGTAGATaattctcaaaattaaaatatatttacaaaTATGTGAGTTAACTCACAATTAGTAATATGTTAGAAAATTATCAAAGCTTAATTCTGATGGAAAAAACTAAtgaatgtatgtatatatatattttttaatatttaggtAAGAACCCGAATTGAATCAGCTTTGAGCAAGGGAAAATATGAAGATCTTGTTGATTCCAAATTAACAAGTTATCCAGCAGAAGAAATGAAACGCATGATTTATTGTGCTATAGCTTCTATATTTAAACCTTCAAAGTTTCGTCCAAAAATGAAAGAGGTAAGAACTTAGCGCATACATACgcgtatatatacatatatatatcaatGAAAAAAATTACACAGTTTGCATAACTTTTTTGACATTGCTACATCATGCTATGCAGATCATTGAAGTTCTTGAAGGGACTATACCTCCGGAGCAGATATGGGATTGGGAAGATAATAAATTCTTACACAGTACTAAAAAAGGTTTCATTTCTTATAGAAATTCTGACATACTTTTTCtagattttttattcattttatttatagaaaaattaaatatttggtCACTGAATTTTTCACTTTTCATTTAGTTACAAATTTTCAATTGTAAAACTTTAAATTTAATTCTACTGAACATTCgtccaatttaattaaaataagttaaagctttaattttaaccaaattaaaatcaattgaaatttataatcaaattaaaattgagtagaaatttttttatagttattttgtttttattgatCATATTTTgcactttaatatatatatatatatatatatatatatatatatatatatatatatatagcaattCATTTATGGTgggtttttaagaaaaaaaatatatattttattgaaaaCAAAGTCACCGtgctaaaaaaaacaaaaaattttacaATCTCCCACTTATAATTGTAGAAGTATTTCTCTCGAGTGATCTATTGGACttaatttttgatgaactttTTCCTTTAACAAGTTGTCCTTTATCTTACACCACAATCTCTAATTTATCCTTCTCTTCCTTTATCCAGATAACCCTAAGGCTAACGGATCTCATCATGAAGACCATCTCCAGCATATGGTGCAGAAACCTCTTGTCCCTTCGGAAGCTAATGATGGCATTAAGCCGAGGGAATTCACCGACCAAGAACATACAGCGGCAGCTAATGGTTCCCCCATCGACATTCGAGAAACTCCATCTAATGGCACTGACAATTTTCAAGATTATCAACCGAGGGAAATTACTTATAAAGAACTAATTACAGCCACTGATGGTTTCTCTCTCGACAATTTTCTTGGTGAGGGTCGTTCTGGTCAAGTGTACAAGGGATGCCTAAATGGTGAAGCGGTAACAGTTAAGAGATTTAAATATAAGCCTGGAGAGCAAGAAGATGAATACAAGAAGATTAAAGCCATTAGTAGTAGTGTCCATCATGAAAATCTAGTTAACCTGATTCGATACTGCAATGAAGGAGCAAATAGACTGCTTGTTTATGAGTTTGTTCCCGAGGAAAAAACCTATGGTTCTTATTTTCGAGGTATGCCTTACCTTTGCCACAACTAGGACATTTTATTTGCAAGGCTTTGAGGGAACCATATCATTAACAAGACCATATCTAACCCAAAATCTTAAGACAAAACCAATGTTTAATGTATTAGGTTTTAGTATTCCACATTTTGCCTCTTAAATGTTCTATTCCATTTAATTTGGACTACTTACTTGATATTTACTTCGCGTTGCATCCACAATTTCGTTAGGATGACATACAATATGTGGCGGAAAATATGCTATTATACATCTATTGTCTTATAAAGATGGAAAACATTGCAGGAGTTGAATTTGCTCCATGGCAAATCTCGCGCAGAATCATCAATTGCGGGATGAAAATATTTGAATATCTGTGGGAACGCTGTAAGTATTCCCTGCATTCTGAGTTTATGCCTTGGCTAATAAGCCTCATTTCGTTTTCAGGTTTAAATTGTTGGTACCTGCGTTTTCACATTTCATTTGTGATGTATTTTCAGATGAACCCTGGGATTTGTATGACTTCTTCCATAGAGATCGAATTTATATTGATGATAATATGAAAGTGAAGGTGATTATTACAAACTCAAATGATCAATTATTGATAATCTTTTCTATATATTTGGGTATTGTATTTATATAATTTGCTTTGGGTATTGTATTTATATAATTTGCATTGAAAATATTCCTGAATTTGTATCTTGCATATTTATGCAGTTGATCTGAACAACATTTAACTGCACTTAATTAGTTCAATTGAGGTTCAGCTTATCATTCACTACTACATACATCCTTTCCCTTTATGATAAGAAACAGAAACTCACCTCACTTTGGGTATGTTagacattgttttttttttttttttaaagcaaatATTAAGAGAAGCCTTTCTCATTTTTTTAGATATTTGTTGGATCAGGAAAAcacatttttaaatatattagttaaaaattttaaaattaatttaaaattaaatttaataagttttaattataaaaacttcaaaattttaaaatatttttttttatgatatttctTTAGAAAAGTGCTTTTTCCATTGTGAACCTCAGTGCCAAATGAAGCTTTTTTTTTACATGTGCAATTTGCAATAGAATAATAACAAACGGAGAAAATTGATCATGGTAGTGGGACCAGGAAGTATTGTTAACATTAGAAGATGTTGACTGTATCGTTAAATTTGGATTGGACTATTAAACTTTTTTTATGCAAactgacctttttttttttttatttggtgtTAAACTGTACAATGCAATAAATTTACTTGAGTCATTTTTATCCAGTTTGCAGAGTATGGACGTGCCAATTTTCTCTCAAATTCTGCTCCTCGTGTCTCTACtgggtaaaaataaaaattctattatgctGCCTGAACTAAATTATATTTTGGCATACTGGGAAAACTACCAAAAAGAAAATACATTTTACCATATT is drawn from Hevea brasiliensis isolate MT/VB/25A 57/8 unplaced genomic scaffold, ASM3005281v1 Scaf581, whole genome shotgun sequence and contains these coding sequences:
- the LOC131177559 gene encoding proline-rich receptor-like protein kinase PERK15 isoform X3, with amino-acid sequence MNCSDGGSTLPALQPVSSPHHSPVIDQIESSSAVQDQENQDGGSMLLTPQPTPPPHVSPVIHPIESSSVVHDQENQGHASTSENHQAYKLKKYNFEQLAAATGHFSNNFLLGEGSFGQVYEGELDGKIVAIKKLKRTLQEQHEKPQKNLEEIELLRNVSHPHIVKLEGYCNEQANKLLVLEYVPNKSLNFHLHEGKELLAWDNRMKIAIGSAKGIQYLHEGCDPKIIHRDIKSANILVDNEFQSKVADFSLAIFLPISDDITHISSSMMKGTNVYADPEHSPFQKVSEKSDIYSFGVVLLELITGKKPSATNFNIIEWVRTRIESALSKGKYEDLVDSKLTSYPAEEMKRMIYCAIASIFKPSKFRPKMKEIIEVLEGTIPPEQIWDWEDNKFLHSTKKDNPKANGSHHEDHLQHMVQKPLVPSEANDGIKPREFTDQEHTAAANGSPIDIRETPSNGTDNFQDYQPREITYKELITATDGFSLDNFLGEGRSGQVYKGCLNGEAVTVKRFKYKPGEQEDEYKKIKAISSSVHHENLVNLIRYCNEGANRLLVYEFVPEEKTYGSYFRGMPYLCHN
- the LOC131177559 gene encoding proline-rich receptor-like protein kinase PERK2 isoform X2 is translated as MASCLGCCFGNTSTDKHGSTDKKDGGSTLPALQPVTSPHHSPVMDQIESSSVVQHQENQDGGSTLPALQPVSSPHHSPVIDQIESSSAVQDQENQDGGSMLLTPQPTPPPHVSPVIHPIESSSVVHDQENQGHASTSENHQAYKLKKYNFEQLAAATGHFSNNFLLGEGSFGQVYEGELDGKIVAIKKLKRTLQEQHEKPQKNLEEIELLRNVSHPHIVKLEGYCNEQANKLLVLEYVPNKSLNFHLHGKELLAWDNRMKIAIGSAKGIQYLHEGCDPKIIHRDIKSANILVDNEFQSKVADFSLAIFLPISDDITHISSSMMKGTNVYADPEHSPFQKVSEKSDIYSFGVVLLELITGKKPSATNFNIIEWVRTRIESALSKGKYEDLVDSKLTSYPAEEMKRMIYCAIASIFKPSKFRPKMKEIIEVLEGTIPPEQIWDWEDNKFLHSTKKDNPKANGSHHEDHLQHMVQKPLVPSEANDGIKPREFTDQEHTAAANGSPIDIRETPSNGTDNFQDYQPREITYKELITATDGFSLDNFLGEGRSGQVYKGCLNGEAVTVKRFKYKPGEQEDEYKKIKAISSSVHHENLVNLIRYCNEGANRLLVYEFVPEEKTYGSYFRGMPYLCHN
- the LOC131177559 gene encoding proline-rich receptor-like protein kinase PERK14 isoform X1, whose protein sequence is MASCLGCCFGNTSTDKHGSTDKKDGGSTLPALQPVTSPHHSPVMDQIESSSVVQHQENQDGGSTLPALQPVSSPHHSPVIDQIESSSAVQDQENQDGGSMLLTPQPTPPPHVSPVIHPIESSSVVHDQENQGHASTSENHQAYKLKKYNFEQLAAATGHFSNNFLLGEGSFGQVYEGELDGKIVAIKKLKRTLQEQHEKPQKNLEEIELLRNVSHPHIVKLEGYCNEQANKLLVLEYVPNKSLNFHLHEGKELLAWDNRMKIAIGSAKGIQYLHEGCDPKIIHRDIKSANILVDNEFQSKVADFSLAIFLPISDDITHISSSMMKGTNVYADPEHSPFQKVSEKSDIYSFGVVLLELITGKKPSATNFNIIEWVRTRIESALSKGKYEDLVDSKLTSYPAEEMKRMIYCAIASIFKPSKFRPKMKEIIEVLEGTIPPEQIWDWEDNKFLHSTKKDNPKANGSHHEDHLQHMVQKPLVPSEANDGIKPREFTDQEHTAAANGSPIDIRETPSNGTDNFQDYQPREITYKELITATDGFSLDNFLGEGRSGQVYKGCLNGEAVTVKRFKYKPGEQEDEYKKIKAISSSVHHENLVNLIRYCNEGANRLLVYEFVPEEKTYGSYFRGMPYLCHN